AGCCACGGCTGCGGCCATGCTGGGTATGGAGTGCATCGTGTATATGGGGGCCAAAGATGTGCAGCGCCAAGCCCATAACGTTCACCGGATGCGTCTTCTGGGGGCGAAGGTGGAAGCGGTGGACAGCGGGACCCAGACATTGAAGGACGCCATCAGCGCGACCTTGCGGCACTGGATCCGGGACCAGGCCACGGCGCACTATTGTATCGGCTCCGTCGTCGGCCCCCATCCTTTCCCGGCCCTGGTCCGCGACCTGCAGTCGGTGATCGGTACGGAAACGATTGCGCAGTGCCAGAAGAAAATGGGCGGGCTGCCGGACGTGGTGCTGGCCTGTGTTGGTGGGGGCTCCAACGCCATGGGCATGTTCCACCCGTTCACCGATTATCCGGAGGTCCGCCTGATTGGTGTGGAAGCCGCGGGCAGCGGCGAAGAGGGGTGCACCCATTCCGCGACGTTGAGCCAGGGGACCGAAGGGGTGTTGCAGGGCGCGCGAACCTATCTGCTCCAGACCCAGGCCGGACAAATCCTGCCCTCGCATTCCGTGGCCCCGGGGCTCGACTACCCAGGGGTCGGCCCGGAACATGTGGCCTTCATGACCTCAGGTCGGGCTGAATATGTCTGTGTCTGCGACGATGTGGCCCTGGAAGCCTTTTATACCCTTTCCCGGGACGAGGGGATCATTCCGGCCCTGGAAAGTTCCCATGCCCTGGCCTACGCCATGGCGCTGCAAGGAGAAATCCCATCCGGCAGCCGCGTGGTCGTCACGCTGTCCGGGCGCGGGGACAAGGATTTGGGCATCGTCCGGGAGCGCGAAGGCGCTGCGGAGACCAAGGCGTAGGCAAAAGATCCAACGAGGACATGAACACAAGGAGTAGCGTGTCATGCATACATCAGTGTTGACCGAGGCCGTTGACAAGGCTCACAAGGCCGGGCGCCACGCCCTGATCCCGTTTCTTCCGGCCGGATTTCCCGACCCGGAACGGTTTTGGGAGGTTTTGCGGGAGCTGGACGCGCAAGGTGCAGATATTATTGAGATAGGAGTCCCGTTTTCCGATCCCGTGGCCGATGGTCCACTTATTGAGGCCGTTTCGTTGCAGTGCCTGGCCGACGGCGTTGATCTGGACTGGATATTGGACGGATTGGAGCGTATGGCGGGGCAATTGGCGACCCCGATCGTGTGTATGGGGTATTATAATCCCTTTTGGCAATACGGCATGGCCCGTTTTGCGGAGCGAGCCGCCCAGGCGGGGGTGGCCGGGTGCATTGTCCCGGATCTGCCGCTGGAGGAGGCCGGGCCGTTTCAAGAGGTACTCAATGCACAAGGAATGGACCTCATCCGCATGATCGGCGTGAATACCTCTGAAGAGCGGATGCGAGCCTATGCCAAAAATGGCAGCGGTTTTGTGTATATGGTTGCGGCACTGGGCATCACTGGCACACAAGCCGGGTTCCCGCCGCAATTGCCTCAGGCGCTTTCCCGTGCCCAGGACATTTTTGACGATCCCATTGCTCTGGGGTTCGGATTGGAGCGTAAGGAACAACTGGGTGAGATACGCGACCTGGTCGATGCGGTGGTCTTCGGCAGCAGTTTGATCCGGCATGTGCAAGGCGGCGGGGAGGTCAGGACATTTTTGCAGAGATGGCACTGATTTGCCATGGAGCTGTCACTGTCGTTCACGACAAAAAGGGCCGACCATGCACATGGTCGGCCCTTTTTGTCGAAGACCTCGAAGGAGCTTTTCGTCCCCCCGGGCCAAAGACCTCTCGTCTGCGAAGAAGGGGGCAGGCCTACAGCAGCCGTCTTTCAGGTCTTACGGCAAACACACCCGCACATCGCGCCGACACGGAGGACTCCATGCGTATATTGATCGGGTATTCCATGCGTAGCGGCAGCACCCTGCTGCAACATATGCTGGGGCAACATTCGGCCGTTCGCTCGACCAGCGATCTTTCGTCCTGGCTCATGCTGAGCCGCCTGCTTACCGGACTGGGGCCCAAACAGGGCGCGGTCTGTGTCAAACCCATGGATATCCTGTTCTTGGAGCAATGGCGGCTTATGAGCCGGTTCTTCGACCGCTTTATCTGGCTGGTGCGGGATCCGCGGGACGCCTATCTCTCGAGTATTGAATCTGGATACGCGTATCTGCTCTGGCCCAGGGGCCGACGGATGTCCGGCGTCGACCTCGGTCTTGTGGACCGGTGGCAGCGCATCCAGCGACAGTATCTGAAAGCCCCGGAAAAGTGGCACCTCGTGCGGTATGAAGATCTCGTGACCCGCCCAGAGGCGACCATGAACTCGATCCTGGAGTATCTGGAACTGCCCTACGAGCGGCTGGACCGGTTTGAGCGTTTTCGTCTTCTCAATGGCGGCGACTACAAGATCTGCCAGTCCAGCGGAGTCCGGTCGAGTTCGGTGGGGCGGTACAGAACGAAAATGCCGGGGCCCCAACGGGCCGTGTTTCAGCGTCTCATTGGTCCGGAAATGGACTTCTTCGGCTATCCGTCTGTTTGATCCCCTGTTTTTACGACCGGAGAGCGCCTCTCCGGCCGTGGCAGGGAGGGGGTAATGACAAAATTGCAAATAGGGTTGCAGAAATGGAAAAACCCGGGACATCCCGGGTTTTTTGTCTGCCAAAAGTGTGGTTTTTAGGCGTAAGTTCTTGAATATAAGAGTTTTTCCCGCCGGGCCGACGGCTCAAGCGATAAAGTCGCCATGCAAAACGAGCTGACTCCATTTTTCTGAAAGCAACGCTTGCTGCATCGTCTCCACACATTGCGGCGAAAATTGCGGTTTTCCCGGCATGCTGGCGCGCTCGGACCGGGCTTTTGATCTGTCTTGAGCCTGGCAGGATGGACCCTTTTGGGGTGGGCGATGTGGTTTCATAGGTGCCTCCTGGGCGGGTTCTCCGTTTTGTTTTTTTGACAAAAAGGTCAAAAAACAGGTGTGAGATAGACCCTCTTTGTGGAATGCATAGAACGTGCCTTTTCGATTCAGGGTCCGCTTGCGGTAAATTTTCCCCACCCGGAGTATAGTGGGGGCGGGTGTTTCATCGTTGCCCTGTTTTTCAAAGCAGTGCTCGGGCGCGGTGCAACCGGCCAGACTGGACAAAAGCCTCGCCCAGAGGCGATAGACCTCCTGAGAATATCCAACACAAGGAGGAGGCGTGTTTGTCCTGAAAAAAATGGTGGCCCGGCTCGTGTTTCCCTTGCCTCTGGCTTTTGAACTCCTCGTCGCTGGGCTCGTGATCCTGTTTGGCTTCCGCCGTTGGCAACGAACCGGACGCTGGCTGGTCCTGGCTGGGACGGCAGTGTTGCTTGTCAGCACCACTCCGGCGGTGCCGCAATGGGCCATGCGGACTCTGGAAGGACGGTTTCCCGCCATTGATATGACTGCGGCCAAAGCCGCTGATGCGCAATGGGTCGTGGTTCTCGGGGGTGGGCACGCCTCGGACCCGGGGCTTCCGGTCAGCGCCAAAGTCGGAACGTCAACCATGTATCGGCTGGTGGAGGGGGTGCGGATCGTCCGCCAACTCCCGGGGGCCACGTTGCTGCTTTCCGGGTATGCCGGCAAGGAGGCGGTTTCCAATGCCCGGATCAAGGCGGACCTGGCCAAGGCATTGGGCTACGAAGGGCCGCTGGTTCTGGAGGAAAGACCGCGGGATACGGCCCAAGAGGCGGCCATGATCACCGAGCGCCTCGGCCAGGCCCCCTTCGTGCTCGTGACCTCTGCCTCGCATATGCCACGAGCCATGGCCCTGTTTCAGGGACAGGGCTCCCATCCGATTGCCGCGCCCACCGGCCATTTGGCGCCCCGAGAAGCCTTACAGGCCTGGGACTGGTTTCCCAATGCCCAAGACGCCTATTGCCTCCAACGCGCTGTCTATGAATATCTTGGACTTGGGTGGGCCTGGTTGCGGGGGCAACTCGAACAGCCCGTATGACAATCGCCCTGGGGGAGCAAGGCGGTGTTTGGGATTTTTACCTCGGTTCTTCCCTGACGCTGTGGCGATTTTTTTCGGTTCTTTGACGGATCCTGTGGATTTTTGGAGTTTGCCGTCTCTTCTGTGTGCCCACTTTCGGCCCGGTATTTTCTCAATCCCGTCAAAGGGGGATCCTTGCCCCCTCCGGACTCTCAAGTGGAAAAGAACTCCAAGTGTCGAAGATGGCCCTTGTTGCATCAAAATCCGCCTGGGAGCATTCAGTTCGCGGTCCGGTTTCCCCCTTTTGGCGGGACCAAGAAAATGTGCGGGCCTTTCGCTCGAAGCACACAGAAGAGACGGCAAACTTTTGCGTCTGAAATTCCATGCCCTGTGACGAAGAGCCTTTTTTTCGTATCCCGGCAGCGATGCGGTGGTGTGATCGTCGTTCACGACACAGCCCCCCGACGGACATCGTCCGACGGGGGGCTGTGTTGTTGGTGCCGGAGGCTGTAGCATTGCCTCCGGCAAGCATCTTAGTTGACGGTTTCCAGGTATTGTTCAAAGGCCGGCAGAGCCGGTTCCCCGGAAATGGTGGTCACGCCTTCCAGCCATCCCTTGTAGACCTCTGGATGGGCCTTGACCCAATCCAGGCCGGCATCCACGGGTTTCAACCCGTCCTTTTCGTGGAGGGTGGTCATGATCTGGTTCATCATGGAGATGGGGAAGATGAGGTTTTTCAAAAACTTGGCGACATTTTTGTTTTCTTCGACAAACCCGTCGCGCACGATGGTGTAGACCGTGGCCGTACCGTCGTTCTTGCCGAAGGTCTCTGATGTACTTCCGTCCAAATACTTCATGTCGATCATTTCGTTCATGTGGTGCGGGGCCCAGCCCAGAAAGACGATCCAGCGTTCGTCCTTGGTGAAGGACTGCACCTGGGAGAGCATCCCGGCCTCACTGGAAGGGATGAGCTGGAAATCGCCCAGTCCAAACATGTCCTTGTCGATCATGGATTGGATGATCTGGTTGCCGTCGTTGCCTTCCTCGATGCCGTAGATTTTATTCCCCAGCTTATCGGCGTATTTGGCGATGTCTTTGAAGTGCTGCAAGCCGCCTTCATAGGCGTATGTGGGCACGGCCAGGGTGTATTTCGCTCCGGGCATACTGGCCACGAGCGGTTCGATGGTGCCCTTGTCGAAGTATTTGTTGGCCATTGTGGCCTGGGTGGGCATCCAGTTGCCGAGAAAAATATCGGCCTCCCCGGTGTCCAGGGCCTTGAAGGCAATGGGCACGGAAACCATGGTGTTCGAGGCCTCGTAGCCCAGGCTGCGCAGGATGCGCACAGCCAGTTCGGTCTTGGTGGTCACGCCGGTCCAGCTGACGCTGGCGAAGCGCACTTCTTTGGCCGCCAGGACCTGTGAAGCGCTCATGGTGAGAACGGCAAAAGCGATCAATGCAACAAGAACTTTCTTGGAAAAACCAGACATGCGGAGCTCCTTGTCTGTAGTTCGGGTGCCGACAGCACGGTCCCCGAGGTGGGGTGCGGCGTTGTCAGCCACCACTAGGTATATGTCATGGGGCACGTCTCCCCTTTGTGCTTGATGCGAACAGGGGCCCGGTCTATCGAGCGGCTCCAAACCAGTGCACCGGACGGGTGGCGTAATTGTGGTAGATGTGTTTGACCTCGGTATATTCCTCAAGACCCGAACGTCCCAATTCCCGGCCGATTCCGGACTGTTTGAACCCGCCCCACGGAGCCTGGACAAAATAGACGTTGAAATCGTTGATCCAGACTGTACCGGCCCGCAAGCCCTGTGCAACGCGCTCCATCCGGTCGGGATCCCGGGTCCAGAAGCCGGCCGAGAGGCCGTAGATCGTCCCGTTGGCCAGATCGATGGCCTCTTGTTCCGTGGTAAATCGTTCCACGGTGACCACCGGGCCGAAGACCTCTTCCTGGACAATGCGCATGTCACTGGTGCATTCGCTGAACAGGGTCGGTTCGAAGAAATAGCCGTTTTGGAGTTCCGGCGCAGAAGGCCGTTGACCCCCAAGAAGCAGACTGGCCCCTTCCTGGCACGCGCTTTCGACGTAGTGTTCGACCTTGTCCAGGTGTTCCTGGGAAATCACCGGCCCCATTTCCGTTTGGGCATCAAAACCGTTGCCGAGCACAATGCGGGACATCCGGTCCCGCAGGGCGGCCACGAATCGGTCGTGGATGGCGTCCTGCACGAGCAGGCGCGCTCCGGCGGAACAGATTTGCCCGGCGTGGAAGAACACTCCATTTAAGGCATAATCGACAGCAAGGTCAAAATCGGCATCGTCGAAAATAATGTTCGGATTTTTGCCGCCGAGTTCCAGGGCCACTTTCTTCACGTTCCCGGCGGCAGCACGCATGATGGTCTTCCCGGTGGCGATCCCCCCGGTAAAGGAAATCAGGTCGACATCCGGGCTTTCTGCGAGCTG
The sequence above is drawn from the Desulfohalobium retbaense DSM 5692 genome and encodes:
- the trpB gene encoding tryptophan synthase subunit beta gives rise to the protein MNTKTEFPDAGYYDGFGGQFVPELLMPPLIELEEAMQSVLPSQAFQEELAEVLQDYVGRPTPLYRCRNLSKRLGFDLWLKREDLAHTGAHKINNTIGQALLAKHMGKRCLLAETGAGQHGVATATAAAMLGMECIVYMGAKDVQRQAHNVHRMRLLGAKVEAVDSGTQTLKDAISATLRHWIRDQATAHYCIGSVVGPHPFPALVRDLQSVIGTETIAQCQKKMGGLPDVVLACVGGGSNAMGMFHPFTDYPEVRLIGVEAAGSGEEGCTHSATLSQGTEGVLQGARTYLLQTQAGQILPSHSVAPGLDYPGVGPEHVAFMTSGRAEYVCVCDDVALEAFYTLSRDEGIIPALESSHALAYAMALQGEIPSGSRVVVTLSGRGDKDLGIVREREGAAETKA
- the trpA gene encoding tryptophan synthase subunit alpha; translated protein: MHTSVLTEAVDKAHKAGRHALIPFLPAGFPDPERFWEVLRELDAQGADIIEIGVPFSDPVADGPLIEAVSLQCLADGVDLDWILDGLERMAGQLATPIVCMGYYNPFWQYGMARFAERAAQAGVAGCIVPDLPLEEAGPFQEVLNAQGMDLIRMIGVNTSEERMRAYAKNGSGFVYMVAALGITGTQAGFPPQLPQALSRAQDIFDDPIALGFGLERKEQLGEIRDLVDAVVFGSSLIRHVQGGGEVRTFLQRWH
- a CDS encoding sulfotransferase family protein → MRILIGYSMRSGSTLLQHMLGQHSAVRSTSDLSSWLMLSRLLTGLGPKQGAVCVKPMDILFLEQWRLMSRFFDRFIWLVRDPRDAYLSSIESGYAYLLWPRGRRMSGVDLGLVDRWQRIQRQYLKAPEKWHLVRYEDLVTRPEATMNSILEYLELPYERLDRFERFRLLNGGDYKICQSSGVRSSSVGRYRTKMPGPQRAVFQRLIGPEMDFFGYPSV
- a CDS encoding ElyC/SanA/YdcF family protein; the encoded protein is MFVLKKMVARLVFPLPLAFELLVAGLVILFGFRRWQRTGRWLVLAGTAVLLVSTTPAVPQWAMRTLEGRFPAIDMTAAKAADAQWVVVLGGGHASDPGLPVSAKVGTSTMYRLVEGVRIVRQLPGATLLLSGYAGKEAVSNARIKADLAKALGYEGPLVLEERPRDTAQEAAMITERLGQAPFVLVTSASHMPRAMALFQGQGSHPIAAPTGHLAPREALQAWDWFPNAQDAYCLQRAVYEYLGLGWAWLRGQLEQPV
- a CDS encoding ABC transporter substrate-binding protein, yielding MSGFSKKVLVALIAFAVLTMSASQVLAAKEVRFASVSWTGVTTKTELAVRILRSLGYEASNTMVSVPIAFKALDTGEADIFLGNWMPTQATMANKYFDKGTIEPLVASMPGAKYTLAVPTYAYEGGLQHFKDIAKYADKLGNKIYGIEEGNDGNQIIQSMIDKDMFGLGDFQLIPSSEAGMLSQVQSFTKDERWIVFLGWAPHHMNEMIDMKYLDGSTSETFGKNDGTATVYTIVRDGFVEENKNVAKFLKNLIFPISMMNQIMTTLHEKDGLKPVDAGLDWVKAHPEVYKGWLEGVTTISGEPALPAFEQYLETVN
- the betB gene encoding betaine-aldehyde dehydrogenase, with translation MMRTTPMYINSTWTEALSGDSREIYNPFDASVIARVPEGGRGDAHKAIQAARRAFDTGQWPGQPAVERARLVFTLAEAIDRDREELARLESLDSGKTVEESRWDMEEIAGIFRYYAGLADKEHGEVIASPFPQTTSKVVREPVGVCGLIAPWNYPLLQASWKIAPALAAGCTIVVKPSEITPLTTLKLAELCHEAGFPPGVVNVILGPGAEVGAQLAESPDVDLISFTGGIATGKTIMRAAAGNVKKVALELGGKNPNIIFDDADFDLAVDYALNGVFFHAGQICSAGARLLVQDAIHDRFVAALRDRMSRIVLGNGFDAQTEMGPVISQEHLDKVEHYVESACQEGASLLLGGQRPSAPELQNGYFFEPTLFSECTSDMRIVQEEVFGPVVTVERFTTEQEAIDLANGTIYGLSAGFWTRDPDRMERVAQGLRAGTVWINDFNVYFVQAPWGGFKQSGIGRELGRSGLEEYTEVKHIYHNYATRPVHWFGAAR